A single window of Synechococcus sp. CBW1004 DNA harbors:
- a CDS encoding DUF1830 domain-containing protein, whose protein sequence is MAPNNRNLELQTLLDCGFRNKSDRMVILRCCGPHAFFLERVVFPFELLSFQCPKDSEVEIWTHGLGGPELLESCPALELSCEPIGALADALEAQELETANPWLEAG, encoded by the coding sequence TTGGCCCCCAACAATCGCAACTTGGAGCTCCAGACCCTGCTGGATTGCGGCTTCCGCAATAAGTCCGACCGCATGGTCATCCTGCGTTGCTGCGGGCCCCATGCCTTCTTCCTGGAACGGGTGGTGTTTCCGTTCGAGCTGCTCAGTTTCCAGTGCCCCAAGGACAGCGAGGTGGAGATCTGGACCCATGGGCTGGGCGGTCCCGAGCTGCTCGAGTCGTGCCCGGCCCTCGAGCTGAGCTGTGAGCCGATCGGCGCTCTGGCTGACGCCCTGGAGGCTCAGGAGCTGGAAACCGCCAATCCCTGGCTTGAAGCCGGCTGA